The region GGAGAGTTTAAGTCATAACTAAAACCGTGCTGAATTATCATTACACTATTTTGTAAAATAAATTGGTCAGATTAATCAACTTTTTGGAGGTCATGTGTGTTGTGATTAGGAGAATCCAACACCTAGACCCAACTTGCGAATTTTTTTGTAGTGTGTCGCTTTAGCTGGCACTCCCGTCTCAGCGGGAATTTTAAAGTATCCTGCTTCGCAGGACCCACAGCTAAAGCGTGGGACTACAAGTACTGTGTCTATCTTTGTAACTCGTGGCAATTTCCGCTCGCTTTCCGTTTGAACAGGCCGCTTTTTTTATTTGGATTGGTATTACATCAAAGCTAACATGTTTGTTTCTAGCTGAACGCAGAGCAGGGCACGAACCCTTATCTCAAATGTCAGAAAGCAAACAGCCAGCGCTATGGCTGACTGTTTGCTGTGCTTATTACACTTCTACTGATGCGTTAGGTGGGTAGATGATTAGAAATTATAACCCATACCTACAGTGTATTCCCAGCTGCCGTTAGAGGAGTTGTCTTGGGCACTATTTTTGCTATCAAACAAGAAGCCATATTCAGCACGAGCTTGTACGAAGGTAGAAGGCAGTACGTAGTACTTAGCACCTAATTCCAAACCTGCGACACCCGTGTTTTTGGCGTGGTTATAGTATTTAACACCTAAGTTAGCACCCACGAATGGACGGAACTGGTTCTGACCAAAGTGATAATCGATATAACCTCTGGTGCCACCTGACCAGTTATCATTACCGTTATCTACTGCACCCCAAGCTACGCTTTGACGAACACCGGCGACGGTTTGGTCATTAATATACCAACCCATATCACCAGACAAACCCATGCCACCGTTATCGAAGTTCTTATCGCTTTCACCAGAACCACTGATGGAGAACTCACGATCGCCTTCTTTAGGACCCACACCCTGATAATTACCTTGTGCCTGTGACAGTGTAGGGACTAATAAAGCGCTCACACAAACTGCCAAAGAAAGCTTTTTGAATGTTTTCATGGAAAAAATCCTCATATCAACTAACAGGTTTTATCGTAAAAAATAGGGTGTACAACATGCGACTCAAACACAAGTTGCTATGATGAACATTGTCTCACCTGTTGAGACACACCCGTTGCGATCACCATCTAGGTTTAAGCATTCGGAGCCCGAATGTCAAACTAGGAACCAAAGAAAAGTCTGTTAGCTAGCAAGTTTTAACTATTTATTACTCTCTCCTCTGTTAAATAAAGGGTGAAAATAGCACAGACTTAAAACAGTGAATGAGTTGGTTATGTCGCCAAATGAGTGCGTTGAGAGGGTTATCTTAAAGTCTAGTCGCTGTCATTAGTTTCGCCAGTTTTAATAGTAAAGGAGGCAAAACCACCTAAAAAAATCAGTAATCAGCCGTTTAGTTACTCGCGACGCAAGGTGACGCGAGTTCATGCATATAAACGGGGGCGGGCAAGAACATGAGCAAGCTCAAATAGGTGTAAAGGGCTGCGCTGTGGATATATTTCACCCACAACTGATAAGCCAAGCTGGCAACGCTTAGACTCGTAACGGTAGCGCTAAGTCTTTATTATCCCCACTAGGTTTGGCATCAGGCTCGGTCTTCACATGCTGGCGCTGATAGGAAATAGCTTAGTTAGCGATAAACGATGAAATTTTAAAGTATCTGCTGTTGGCTTGTAATCATGGCTTTGAAGACGAAATACAAAATTAAGGCCGGCTCAAGCATTGAGGTGTTGAATGAATTGTCGGCATTGGTGGGCGTAAAAAATAGCTAAGGAGTAAGGTTTTGGTTTATGTTAAACGTCTGCATAAGGTGCTGGGGCTGCTAATGTTATTGCCCATATTAGGCTGGGTGGTGACGGGAGCCTTGTTTTTTATTAAGCCCGGTTATCAGGCCGCCTTCGCACCGTTAACGGTGAAAACTTATCCGTTAGATGCAGAGTTACGTATTCAGCCCGCGAATGATTGGCAAGAGCTGACTCTGTTGCACACCGTCTTGGGCCATCACTTATTGGTGAAACAGCAAGATAAGCTACTGCATTTAGACGCTATGAGTTTGGAGCCTTTTACGCCCACGCTTGAGCAGACCACTTTGTTAGTCAATGAAGCCATTGCCGAAAACCCTGAGCGTTATGGGCGTTTGACCGAGTGGGACGGCAGCCAAGGACTAACCAGCACGGGCGTGGTGATCAACCTTGATTGGCAGCGGCTGACATTACGCCAGTTAGGCCCTGACACTCAGTGGATCAATAGCTGGTATAAAATACATTATTTACAATGGACGCCCTTTAAAGCCGTGAATGATGTGTTAGGTATAGTGGGCTTAGGTTTGTTATTGCTGCTCAGCCTGTGCGGCGGTGGGTTATATTTGCGTCATCAATGGCATTTAACGCCTTCAGATAAAGATTAAGTCATTTGGCCGCTATATTGAAGACGTGCGAAAGTTAAATGAGCTAGCACCAATACAAGGACGTATTCCATGGCGACATCAAGTTTTACTTTATTGTGGGAACAGTTTCAGGAAAGTTTACAAGATACCAGTAATGCCTTGGGCATGAGTGGTTTGAACTGGCAAGAGCTGATGGTGGCAGGGATTGGGCAGCTATTGGTGTCGCTAATGATACTGCTGCTATTTGGTGTTTTTTACTGGTTGCTGGCCAACTTGCTTAAGCTAGTGTTGGGCCGAACCCGCTATGGCGAAAAACCCTTTATTGCCGCCAAAAGGGTGCTGCGTTATTTAATCGGTTTGGCGGTGATCATTGCGATATTGGCACAATATAATGCCTCCGACGCCGTGCTAAAAGGCGCGGCTCGCGCAGGGCTAATGGCATTGGCTTTTTATGTGTTATGGCTATTGTTATCGCGAGGGTTAACTTCCAACTTATCGCGGCATCATATTGACTCGTCGCTAGAGCAATTGTGTAAAAACACCTTGTCGGTGGCCTTGATTGCCATGGGCACCATCACAGTATTGGCGCAGTTTGGTTTTGATGTGCTGTCGATTGTAGCGGGTTTAGGGATAGTGGGCATTGCCGTCGGTTTTGCTGCGCAGTCGACTTTGGCCAACTTTATCGCAGGCATTACCTTACTGATTGAGCGGCCGTTTCGCATCGGCGATTGGGTAAAAATTCACGGCGAAGAAGGCAAGGTGATCCGCATTGCCTTTCGCACCACTTGGCTGCGCACCCGCGATAATGTGTTTACCATGATCCCTAATGAAAGAGTGGCCACCTCAGATATTATTAATTTCAGTGTCGAAGGGCCCACGCGAATTCGCATTCCTCTGGGCATTGCCTATAAAGAGTCGGTTGCCCATGCCCGAGAGGTGATCATGCCCTTGCTGTCGGCCCATCCTATGGTGATCACCAATGAGCAAATGCAGTCACGGCTACAGTTGCGTGAGCTGGCTGACTCGTCCTTGAATCTCAGTGCTCAGGTGTGGGTGCACGCGAAAGACATAGAAGTAAAAGGCCGCATTTCTTGTGAGTTGTTAGAGACCATCAAGCAGGCGCTGGATGACGCCAACATTGAAATGCCGTTTCCGCATTTGCAGTTGTTTATTGATGAAGCGAAAGGATTGGAGCCCTGGCTTAACCCAGAATTGAAACGATCCGCAGCCGCTCCTAAGCCTGATGCAGAGCACTAAGAGTACAGTACCGAGAGAGGGCGCAGTGCCACGCGCTGCGCCGGTTTTATTGTGTTGCTGGTATAGAGTGTTGCTTGGTCTGCATATAGTGCTGTAGGCGCTCTTGTTGCTCGGTGGTGAGTACCAAGCCCAGCTTAGAGCGGCGCCACAAGATATCATCGGCAGTATAGGCCCACTCAACCTTAATTAAATAATCCACTTCTTTTTGACTTAAGCCGCCACCAAAATCTGTGCCCAGTGCCCCAAACTCGCTGCAACCATGTAGAAAATGATGGCAAAGCGTGCCGTAACTGCGAGCAAAGCGCGCCAGCGTCGCTGACGGTAACCAAGGATATTGGCTTGCCAGCTCAATGATGAGCGAGGGTTGTGAGCTAAAATGGCCGCCAGGTAACTTGGCGGTGCCGGTCCACGGGCCTTTAATGTGCTTGAAGAAGGGACTAATGGCGTCAGTAGCGGCCTCAGCCAGCAGCCGATAGGTGGTGAGCTTGCCGCCAAATACCGATAACAGCGGCGCTTCACCAATCGGAGCATCCAAGCTAAAGGTGTAATCGCGAGTCGCCTTTTGTGCCTGACCTTGGTGCTTCTCTGGTTGTGTACTTGCAGCGGGGGCGTTATCCGCTTTCTCATGGTCCGTATGCTCATCAGCCAGCTGTTCATCATCCAAGAGCGGCCGCACCCCTGAATAGCGCCACACCACATCTTGGGCACTAATTTGGTGTTTAAAATGTTCATTCACCACTTGGCACAAATAGTCAATTTCAGCGTCGCTTATCTCGACCTCGCGCGGGTCGCCGTGATAATCCACATCCGTGGTGCCGATCAAGGAGAACTGCTGCTCATAGGGCGTCACGAATACGATGCGCTGATCGCTGTTTTGTAAGATATAGGCTTCGGGCTCGTCGTGGATGCGCGGCACTATAATATGGCTGCCTTTCACCAACCGCAGTTGTTTAGGCGCAGGCAGGGCAATCACCTCATCAAACAAGGAGCTCGCCCAAGGGCCGGCGGCATTGACTAAGGCGCGGCAGTGATAGGTTTGCAGGGCGCCGTTGTCGGTGTTTTGCAGCGTTACTTGCCAAATGCCGCCTCGGCGTTCGGCCTTAATGCAGCGGGTGCGGGGTTTTATTTCGGCACCTTGTTGTTTTGCCGCCATGGCGCACAATACCACTAAGCGCGCATCATCTACCCAGCCATCTGAATACTCAAAGCCACGGCTAATACTGCTGACGAGCGGGCTATCAGCGTTAAAGCGAATGGCGTTAGAGCCAGCTAGGCGTTTACGTTTGGCTAAGTTGTCGTATAAAAACAAGCCAATGCGCAGCATCCAGCCCGGGCGTAAGTGCGGTTGATGGGGCAGGCGAAAACGCAGTGGCCACATAATGTGTGGCGCATTGTTGAGTAGCCGCTCTCGTTCGGCCAACGCTTTTTTTACTAAGCAAAACTCATACTGCTCTAAGTAACGTAAACCACCGTGAATCAGCTTGCTGCTCGCCGATGACGTCGCCGAGGCAAGATCATGGCTTTCGCACAGCGCTACTTTTAGGCCACGGCCCGCCGCATCCATGGCGATGCCGACGCCGTTCACGCCGCCGCCAATAACGAGTACATCTACTTCTGTAATGCCTGCAGGCATAGTTTTTCCTTAACACATTTTAAGATGCGGCGTCCGCTTTACTCTTCACCTTTTACGCTTCACCATTTCAATTAATCCACTAAATTAATCAATCCACCCAATGTCGAGAGCGGCTGACCGCTTTTTGCCAGTCTTGATAGAGCGCTTCACGTTGGGCTTGCTTCATATTGGGCGTGAAGCCTTGTGCGGTTGAGATTAGCTTGGCAAGCTGCGCGGTATCTTGCCACACACCGACCGCTAAACCCGCTAAAAATGCCGCGCCCAAGGCGGTAGTTTCCAGCACTGTGGGCCGAATTACCTCGATATGGCTGATATCGGCCTGAAACTGCATTAATACTTTATTAGCACAGGCGCCGCCGTCGACCTTAAGCTCACTCAAGGTCACCCCCGCATCTTGTTGCATGGCATCTAATACGTCGCGACTTTGGTAGGCGATGGCTTCTAATGCTGCTCGAATAATGTGATTGCGATTAGCACCGCGGCTTAAGCCTATCAAGGTGCCGCGCGCATACGGATCCCAATAGGGTGCCCCTAAACCCGTGAAGGCCGGCACTAAATACACGCCATTGGTGTCGCCCACTTTAGCGGCAAAATAGGCGGTGTCTTCGGCTGAGCGAATTAAGCCCAGCTCATCGCGCAGCCACTGAATAATGGCGCCGCCCATAAATACCGAGCCTTCTAGCGCATAATTCACTTCGCCTTGTGGGCCAATGGCCAACGTGGTCAGCAGGCCGAACTGGGAATTCACCTTTTGTTGGCCGGTATTCATCAGCAAGAAACAGCCGGTGCCATAGGTATTTTTAGCCATGCCTTTGTGCACACACAATTGGCCAAACAAAGCCGCTTGTTGATCGCCGGCCACGCCGGCAATGGCCACCTTGCCGCCTTGACTGCCGCCTAATTGCACATGTCCATAAACATCACCAGAGGCTTTTACTTCTGGCAACAAAGACTTAGGAATATCCAGCGCCGCTAATAAAGTGTCATCCCACTGCAAGGTATTAATGTTAAATAACATGGTGCGCGAGGCATTAGTGTAGTCGGTGGCGTGCACGCGGCCTTCGGTCAACTTCCAGACAAGCCAAGTATCTATGGTGCCAAACAGTAGTTCGCCGCGTTCTGCTTGCTCACGAGCACCGGCCACGTTATCGAGCAGCCATTTTATTTTGGTGCCTGAAAAGTAGGCATCAATCACAAGCCCAGTGTTTTCTTTTACATAGTCGCTCAAACCTTGTTTGGTGAGTTGCTCACAGATTTCGGCGGTACGGCGACATTGCCAGACAATGGCATTATGAATGGGACGGCCGGTGCGCTTATTCCAAATAACCGTGGTTTCACGCTGATTAGTGATACCAATGGCGGCAATCTGTGCCGGTTTAATGCCGGTTTTGGCTAACACCTCCGTTAGGGTGGCACGCTGGCTGGCCCAAATCTCCATAGCATCGTGCTCTACCCAGCCCGTTTGTGGGTAAATCTGACCAAACTCCCGCTGGGCGCTGCCCTGTACTTGGGCTTGATCATCAAAAATAATGGCCCGCGATGAGGTGGTGCCTTGATCGAGTGCTATCACATAACGAGGTTGAGTAGACATAAATACTCCTGTTAGCCAATACAAGTTGAACACCAATAACCCGTGATCAGTTAATAACCCGGTACCCACGATTGGCAGCGTGGCGGCAACGCTGGCCGATAGGGTGTGCGGCTGCCACCGCCGCTGAGGGCGCCGGTTTTATCTTTGAGCCAGCTATGCAACTCGCGGTCACATCCGGTGCCTGCCGGCACGGGCGCTTGCGGCACACAGTGAATGTCTGCTTTAGGGCACTGCAAACGCACATGAAAATGGCCGGAATGGCCATACCAAGGCCGCAGTCGGTTAAGCCAAGGCGCATCCCCATAGGTATGGCACATGGCCTGCTTGATTAAAGGATGCACAAAAATGCGACTCACGCGCTCATCTTGGGCCGCCAACGCAATCAATTGGCGCTGCTGGTCTTGAAAGTGACTGTTGAGGATATAAAGCTTGTGGTTGACCATATCAATTTCCGGCACTTGCTCAAGCTGGCTGGTGCTTGCGGGCTTGGGTGGCGTGCGCAGCCAAATGTCTGCATCCAAACCGGTTTGATGACTGCGATGACCAAAGTTAAAGGGACCACCACGCTGCATCGCTATGTCCGCCACCAGCATGGGCGGTAACTTGGCGCGCTCGACTTTTTTACCCAGCGTCTGTAAATAATCGATTAATACTGGCTGACCATAAAAGCGTTCGCGACTGGCGCGGATCACATGAAAGCCCACGCCGGTCCCCGGCAGTGCTTGGCCATTAA is a window of Oceanisphaera sp. IT1-181 DNA encoding:
- the glpD gene encoding glycerol-3-phosphate dehydrogenase; its protein translation is MPAGITEVDVLVIGGGVNGVGIAMDAAGRGLKVALCESHDLASATSSASSKLIHGGLRYLEQYEFCLVKKALAERERLLNNAPHIMWPLRFRLPHQPHLRPGWMLRIGLFLYDNLAKRKRLAGSNAIRFNADSPLVSSISRGFEYSDGWVDDARLVVLCAMAAKQQGAEIKPRTRCIKAERRGGIWQVTLQNTDNGALQTYHCRALVNAAGPWASSLFDEVIALPAPKQLRLVKGSHIIVPRIHDEPEAYILQNSDQRIVFVTPYEQQFSLIGTTDVDYHGDPREVEISDAEIDYLCQVVNEHFKHQISAQDVVWRYSGVRPLLDDEQLADEHTDHEKADNAPAASTQPEKHQGQAQKATRDYTFSLDAPIGEAPLLSVFGGKLTTYRLLAEAATDAISPFFKHIKGPWTGTAKLPGGHFSSQPSLIIELASQYPWLPSATLARFARSYGTLCHHFLHGCSEFGALGTDFGGGLSQKEVDYLIKVEWAYTADDILWRRSKLGLVLTTEQQERLQHYMQTKQHSIPATQ
- the mepA gene encoding penicillin-insensitive murein endopeptidase, with amino-acid sequence MASAEAVGGYAAGCQFNGQALPGTGVGFHVIRASRERFYGQPVLIDYLQTLGKKVERAKLPPMLVADIAMQRGGPFNFGHRSHQTGLDADIWLRTPPKPASTSQLEQVPEIDMVNHKLYILNSHFQDQQRQLIALAAQDERVSRIFVHPLIKQAMCHTYGDAPWLNRLRPWYGHSGHFHVRLQCPKADIHCVPQAPVPAGTGCDRELHSWLKDKTGALSGGGSRTPYRPALPPRCQSWVPGY
- a CDS encoding mechanosensitive ion channel family protein, with protein sequence MATSSFTLLWEQFQESLQDTSNALGMSGLNWQELMVAGIGQLLVSLMILLLFGVFYWLLANLLKLVLGRTRYGEKPFIAAKRVLRYLIGLAVIIAILAQYNASDAVLKGAARAGLMALAFYVLWLLLSRGLTSNLSRHHIDSSLEQLCKNTLSVALIAMGTITVLAQFGFDVLSIVAGLGIVGIAVGFAAQSTLANFIAGITLLIERPFRIGDWVKIHGEEGKVIRIAFRTTWLRTRDNVFTMIPNERVATSDIINFSVEGPTRIRIPLGIAYKESVAHAREVIMPLLSAHPMVITNEQMQSRLQLRELADSSLNLSAQVWVHAKDIEVKGRISCELLETIKQALDDANIEMPFPHLQLFIDEAKGLEPWLNPELKRSAAAPKPDAEH
- the glpK gene encoding glycerol kinase GlpK, with the translated sequence MSTQPRYVIALDQGTTSSRAIIFDDQAQVQGSAQREFGQIYPQTGWVEHDAMEIWASQRATLTEVLAKTGIKPAQIAAIGITNQRETTVIWNKRTGRPIHNAIVWQCRRTAEICEQLTKQGLSDYVKENTGLVIDAYFSGTKIKWLLDNVAGAREQAERGELLFGTIDTWLVWKLTEGRVHATDYTNASRTMLFNINTLQWDDTLLAALDIPKSLLPEVKASGDVYGHVQLGGSQGGKVAIAGVAGDQQAALFGQLCVHKGMAKNTYGTGCFLLMNTGQQKVNSQFGLLTTLAIGPQGEVNYALEGSVFMGGAIIQWLRDELGLIRSAEDTAYFAAKVGDTNGVYLVPAFTGLGAPYWDPYARGTLIGLSRGANRNHIIRAALEAIAYQSRDVLDAMQQDAGVTLSELKVDGGACANKVLMQFQADISHIEVIRPTVLETTALGAAFLAGLAVGVWQDTAQLAKLISTAQGFTPNMKQAQREALYQDWQKAVSRSRHWVD